One window from the genome of Fulvivirga lutea encodes:
- a CDS encoding tetratricopeptide repeat protein has product MNENYYRILGLDNFASDVEIKRAYRQLAKKYHPDKNQNTEEQFKRITEAYKKLSDPAFRSLQDEWLRNPTAVNQQVYNRYQQKPTYRKRTRYYTTERTHFSPKVKMYGSVFIIAFVMAIILIPIGLMYKASSYHFNQAEEYRLKGQFGNALLNYKQAITWFGEKTEEASVAAARIGLYNLNNADQATFFITKGLEYASNPYFLGELHFLKGRIYSLQNEVDKALEEYQIAENLGYLQDSIALNMGIIRAFYQDEFEEGISEFDKILAQNMNNEEALFGKAWCTQRLNRPLQSLEMYNDLLKINPEHVLGNFYRGHNQIVLGDTLNACRDFKKAYQLGYQPAFIYYSRQCGNYQ; this is encoded by the coding sequence ATGAATGAGAATTACTATCGGATTTTAGGCCTAGATAACTTCGCTAGTGATGTTGAAATAAAAAGAGCTTATCGACAGCTTGCAAAAAAATATCACCCAGATAAAAATCAAAACACCGAAGAACAGTTTAAACGAATAACTGAAGCATATAAAAAACTATCAGACCCTGCATTTAGGTCACTACAAGATGAATGGTTAAGAAACCCGACCGCTGTAAACCAGCAGGTTTATAATCGATATCAGCAAAAGCCTACTTATAGAAAAAGAACGAGATACTACACAACTGAACGTACACATTTCTCACCTAAGGTAAAGATGTATGGTTCAGTGTTTATCATCGCATTTGTGATGGCCATCATCTTAATTCCAATTGGCCTGATGTATAAAGCAAGCAGTTATCATTTTAATCAAGCTGAAGAATACAGACTTAAAGGACAGTTTGGGAATGCGTTGCTAAATTACAAACAAGCCATTACTTGGTTTGGCGAAAAAACTGAAGAAGCATCCGTTGCTGCAGCCAGAATTGGATTATACAACTTAAATAATGCTGATCAGGCTACTTTCTTTATTACTAAAGGTCTGGAATATGCTTCAAACCCTTATTTTTTAGGAGAACTACACTTTTTAAAAGGCAGAATCTACAGTTTGCAAAACGAGGTAGACAAAGCTCTGGAAGAATATCAAATTGCAGAAAACTTAGGCTATTTACAGGATAGCATTGCTTTAAATATGGGTATTATCAGAGCTTTCTATCAGGATGAGTTTGAAGAAGGTATATCTGAATTTGATAAGATTCTGGCTCAGAATATGAATAATGAAGAGGCTCTTTTCGGCAAAGCTTGGTGTACTCAGCGTTTAAACAGACCTCTCCAATCTCTTGAAATGTATAATGACTTATTAAAAATAAACCCAGAACATGTTCTGGGCAATTTTTATCGAGGGCATAATCAAATAGTTCTTGGAGATACTTTAAATGCCTGTCGAGATTTTAAAAAGGCTTATCAATTAGGTTATCAACCTGCCTTTATTTACTACTCCAGGCAGTGCGGAAACTATCAGTAA
- the dprA gene encoding DNA-processing protein DprA, translating into MDQQRVYQVALNFIPGIGHMLVKQLVSYCGSAEQVFKTTKGKLLKIPGIGEHTASLISSDAVLKRAEDELNNCEKHGTEILLYTDKTFPKRLKQINDAPSLIYVKGKADLNNEKVVSIVGTRKATEYGKRLTEELIEQLTPHNPLIISGLAYGIDIAAHKASLKHNLSTVGVMASGIDIIYPAIHRETSLKMLENGALITENPIGSKPDAHRFPARNRIIAGMCDAVVVIEAAKKGGALITANIANSYNKDVFAVPGDLKNEFSEGCNALIKSNQAHLIQSAKDIEYIMNWEASAKPMAPKLFDTTILESNEKLVVEELQKQKEAILIDNLSWTTQLEPSKLASILLNLEFKGYVNSLPGKRFRLATRK; encoded by the coding sequence ATGGATCAGCAGCGTGTTTACCAAGTCGCCTTGAATTTTATTCCGGGCATAGGACACATGTTGGTAAAACAATTAGTAAGCTATTGTGGCTCAGCTGAGCAAGTATTTAAAACTACTAAGGGAAAACTACTCAAAATACCCGGTATTGGAGAGCATACAGCAAGCCTGATAAGTAGTGACGCAGTTCTTAAGAGGGCAGAAGACGAATTAAATAACTGTGAAAAACATGGGACTGAAATTCTCCTTTACACAGATAAAACCTTTCCAAAAAGGCTAAAACAAATAAATGATGCTCCATCTCTCATTTACGTAAAGGGTAAGGCTGACCTAAATAATGAAAAAGTTGTTTCAATTGTCGGTACTCGAAAAGCAACAGAATACGGCAAAAGACTAACCGAAGAACTCATTGAGCAGCTTACTCCACACAACCCACTGATTATAAGTGGCTTGGCCTACGGAATTGATATAGCAGCACACAAAGCATCGCTAAAACATAACTTATCTACTGTTGGCGTAATGGCCAGCGGTATTGACATCATTTATCCTGCAATACACAGAGAAACCTCCCTAAAAATGTTAGAAAACGGTGCGCTTATTACAGAGAATCCCATCGGTAGTAAACCAGATGCCCATCGGTTTCCAGCAAGAAACAGAATAATTGCTGGTATGTGCGATGCCGTTGTAGTTATTGAAGCAGCCAAAAAAGGTGGCGCATTAATTACTGCAAACATTGCTAATAGCTACAACAAAGATGTCTTTGCTGTGCCTGGTGATTTAAAAAATGAGTTTTCAGAAGGTTGCAATGCCTTGATTAAAAGCAATCAGGCGCACTTAATACAGTCGGCTAAGGATATAGAGTATATTATGAACTGGGAAGCTTCAGCAAAACCTATGGCACCTAAGCTTTTTGACACAACAATCCTTGAGAGCAATGAAAAGCTCGTGGTTGAGGAACTTCAAAAACAAAAAGAGGCGATACTCATTGATAACTTGAGCTGGACTACACAACTAGAGCCGAGTAAGCTCGCTTCTATCCTTTTGAATCTAGAATTCAAAGGATACGTAAACTCTTTACCAGGAAAGAGATTTAGACTTGCAACTAGAAAATGA
- the alaS gene encoding alanine--tRNA ligase: MDSKAVRQKFLNFFINKEHQIVDSAPLVNKNDPTLMFTNAGMNQFKDFFLGNEKSKYPRIADTQKCLRVSGKHNDLEEVGLDTYHHTMFEMLGNWSFGDYFKKEAIEWAWELLTEEYKLPKDRLYVTVFEGDKDDNLGLDQEAYDYWKAIIPEDRILYGSKKDNFWEMGDQGPCGPCSEIHIDLRSEDEIKAKPGKELVNNDHPQVVEIWNLVFMEFNRKASGELVSLPAKHVDTGMGFERLCMAIQNKKSNYDTDVFVPLINYLADKAGVKYGSNEQIDIALRVISDHVRAITFAVADGQLPSNTGAGYVIRRILRRAVRYGFTFLNFKDPIIFELVDILDQQMGDVFNEVRAQKDFIKKVIEQEEASFLKTLDNGLKRIESIKSSISDKVIDGKTAFELYDTFGFPLDLTSLIARENGLSVDEKGFQEEMAKQKERSKADAVKETGDWTVLDKVEKVEFLGYDSLATQAKVIQYRTVKQKGNEVYQLVLDKTPFYAESGGQVGDNGYLESENERLKVLDTKKENDLIIHIVEKLPTQVDAEYTAIVNKSKRVDTMSNHTATHLLHHALREVLGTHVEQKGSLVNEKELRFDFSHFQKMSEEEITKVEQMVNQMIRENLALEEARNTPISEAKEMGAMALFGEKYGDFVRVIKFGESVELCGGTHVKATGNIGFFKIISESSIAAGVRRIEAITGKRAEDYVTEQVELINEVKNILKAPKDVKASIKQLVEEKSQLEKEIQKLHASKAGDLKKELLSSKKEENGLVKIISKVDLPSSDALKQISFELKNELSNLFLVLAANIDGKPQISVVIGDELIKDKNLNAGTIVRELAQEIKGGGGGQPFYATAGGKDLSGLDRVVEKALKMV; encoded by the coding sequence ATGGATTCTAAGGCGGTTAGGCAAAAATTTCTAAACTTTTTCATTAACAAGGAACATCAAATAGTTGATTCCGCACCATTAGTAAATAAGAATGATCCAACTCTTATGTTCACTAATGCTGGAATGAACCAGTTCAAAGACTTCTTTTTAGGTAACGAAAAGTCAAAATATCCTCGTATAGCTGATACACAAAAGTGTTTGAGGGTTTCCGGTAAACATAATGATCTGGAAGAAGTGGGTCTTGATACCTACCATCATACGATGTTTGAAATGCTTGGCAATTGGTCATTTGGCGATTATTTCAAAAAGGAGGCTATTGAATGGGCATGGGAATTACTCACAGAGGAGTATAAGCTACCCAAAGATAGATTGTACGTAACTGTCTTTGAAGGCGATAAAGATGATAATCTTGGGCTAGACCAGGAAGCTTATGACTATTGGAAAGCTATTATTCCCGAAGACAGAATTCTATATGGCTCTAAGAAAGACAATTTCTGGGAAATGGGTGATCAAGGACCTTGCGGGCCCTGCTCAGAAATTCATATTGATTTGCGTTCTGAGGATGAAATTAAGGCTAAACCTGGCAAGGAGCTTGTAAATAATGATCACCCTCAAGTGGTGGAGATATGGAACCTCGTTTTCATGGAGTTCAATAGAAAAGCTTCCGGAGAACTGGTGAGTTTACCTGCAAAACATGTAGATACAGGAATGGGTTTTGAAAGGCTATGCATGGCTATTCAAAACAAAAAATCGAATTATGATACGGATGTTTTTGTACCATTAATTAATTATTTGGCTGATAAGGCAGGTGTTAAATATGGCTCAAATGAACAGATTGATATTGCTTTAAGGGTGATTTCTGATCACGTTAGGGCAATTACTTTTGCAGTAGCCGATGGCCAACTGCCTTCCAATACCGGAGCTGGTTATGTGATCAGGAGAATTTTAAGGAGAGCAGTTCGTTATGGTTTTACATTCCTAAACTTTAAAGACCCCATTATATTTGAGTTAGTTGATATTTTGGATCAGCAAATGGGTGATGTGTTTAACGAAGTGCGAGCTCAGAAAGATTTTATTAAAAAAGTAATAGAGCAGGAAGAAGCATCATTTCTGAAAACATTAGATAATGGTCTCAAAAGAATTGAATCTATCAAGTCATCAATAAGTGATAAAGTCATCGATGGAAAAACAGCATTTGAGTTATACGATACTTTTGGTTTTCCGCTAGACTTAACATCTCTTATTGCCAGAGAAAATGGGCTTTCTGTTGATGAAAAAGGTTTTCAGGAAGAAATGGCTAAGCAGAAGGAGCGTTCTAAAGCTGATGCGGTAAAGGAAACAGGAGATTGGACTGTGCTTGATAAAGTAGAAAAAGTGGAGTTTCTGGGGTATGATAGCTTAGCAACGCAAGCGAAAGTGATTCAGTACAGAACAGTAAAACAAAAAGGGAACGAAGTATACCAACTTGTATTAGATAAAACTCCATTTTATGCCGAGAGTGGAGGCCAGGTTGGGGATAATGGATATCTGGAGTCTGAAAATGAACGACTTAAAGTTCTGGATACTAAAAAAGAAAATGATCTCATAATCCATATAGTAGAAAAGCTTCCAACTCAGGTTGATGCTGAATACACTGCCATTGTGAATAAAAGCAAGAGGGTCGACACCATGAGCAATCATACTGCTACTCATTTATTGCACCATGCTTTGAGAGAGGTACTTGGCACTCACGTAGAGCAAAAAGGATCGCTGGTTAACGAGAAGGAATTACGTTTTGACTTTTCTCATTTCCAAAAAATGTCGGAAGAAGAGATAACAAAAGTCGAGCAGATGGTGAATCAAATGATTCGTGAAAATCTTGCGCTAGAAGAAGCACGAAACACACCTATTAGTGAAGCTAAAGAGATGGGTGCGATGGCTCTTTTCGGTGAGAAATATGGCGATTTTGTTAGGGTTATTAAGTTTGGTGAGTCAGTTGAGCTTTGTGGTGGTACACATGTAAAGGCTACTGGCAATATTGGGTTTTTCAAAATAATATCTGAAAGTTCTATAGCTGCCGGAGTGCGCAGAATTGAGGCAATAACAGGAAAAAGAGCAGAAGACTATGTAACCGAACAGGTTGAATTAATTAATGAAGTAAAGAATATATTAAAAGCTCCTAAAGATGTTAAAGCGTCAATCAAACAATTGGTGGAAGAGAAAAGCCAATTGGAGAAGGAGATACAGAAGCTACATGCAAGTAAAGCAGGGGATTTGAAGAAGGAGCTGCTTAGCTCAAAAAAAGAAGAGAATGGATTAGTTAAGATTATCAGTAAAGTAGACTTACCTTCCTCGGATGCATTGAAACAAATTTCCTTTGAACTTAAAAATGAGCTTTCAAATTTGTTCCTGGTTTTGGCGGCAAATATTGATGGAAAACCACAAATTTCAGTAGTTATTGGTGATGAGTTGATTAAAGATAAAAACTTGAATGCTGGCACTATAGTTAGAGAACTAGCACAAGAAATTAAAGGTGGAGGCGGAGGCCAACCATTTTATGCAACTGCCGGTGGAAAAGATCTTAGCGGATTAGATCGAGTGGTGGAGAAAGCTTTAAAAATGGTGTAA
- a CDS encoding tetratricopeptide repeat protein yields MKNQITLIAMLIFSSMAYSQTAKEFTEQGKAMYEKREYMQAIINYNQAIEKDQNYFLAYYMRGKVKEEFDDIHGAMKDFSNAVEKNEKFAEGYYARGNIKFRLQDYFGAISDFSKAIELNPNHLDAYYKRGQAKHQLDAYQDAITDCTQIIELNPKSIDAYYLRGVLRLEFGQHEAGCLDLSKAGELGDLKAYDLIREKCNERVYNADGGSY; encoded by the coding sequence ATGAAGAATCAAATCACACTTATAGCAATGCTCATTTTTAGCTCAATGGCCTACAGTCAGACAGCTAAAGAATTTACCGAACAAGGAAAAGCCATGTACGAGAAGAGAGAGTACATGCAGGCTATCATTAATTATAATCAGGCGATTGAAAAGGATCAAAATTATTTTCTCGCCTACTATATGCGTGGTAAGGTAAAGGAAGAATTTGATGATATTCATGGAGCAATGAAAGACTTTAGCAATGCTGTTGAGAAGAATGAGAAGTTTGCTGAAGGATATTATGCCAGAGGGAATATTAAATTCCGTTTACAAGACTATTTTGGTGCTATTTCTGATTTTAGCAAGGCTATAGAATTAAATCCAAATCACCTGGATGCATATTATAAACGAGGACAGGCTAAGCATCAATTAGATGCGTATCAGGATGCCATTACTGATTGCACTCAAATCATCGAATTAAACCCTAAAAGTATTGATGCTTATTACTTAAGAGGTGTTCTTAGGTTAGAGTTTGGTCAGCATGAGGCTGGATGTTTGGACTTGAGTAAAGCTGGTGAGTTAGGAGATTTAAAAGCTTATGACCTCATTAGAGAAAAATGTAATGAGAGAGTTTATAATGCTGATGGCGGATCTTACTGA
- a CDS encoding M23 family metallopeptidase, which translates to MARIKYYYDTETCRYERAKITKSDVILNFLGFLAVALVMSVTMVVIYNTYFESPTEAKLKKENRELQKHYQVLQGELNEVEDVIAALNERDNNIYRKIYEAEPLPSTVLEAGHGGAVEYKHIIEKGLRDSKLVAGMSNQIDKLKRKANIVNQSFDEIMSLAKENEELLAAIPAIQPIHNPDYTKLASGFGNRINPFHKARVKHEGIDYAAPRGTEVYATGNGKVKFIKVNSYLQTGFGNYIEIDHGFGYVTRYAHLNAVSVKEGDVVKRGQVIGKVGSTGGSSAPHLHYEVIKNGKKIDPINFVINGLNNRDYVKLTELAARENQSFD; encoded by the coding sequence ATGGCGCGAATAAAATATTACTACGATACTGAAACCTGCCGGTACGAGAGAGCGAAAATCACAAAATCCGATGTTATATTGAATTTTTTGGGGTTTTTGGCTGTGGCTTTGGTAATGTCTGTTACCATGGTAGTAATATATAACACCTACTTCGAAAGCCCTACTGAAGCAAAGCTGAAAAAGGAAAACAGAGAGCTTCAAAAGCACTATCAGGTTTTACAGGGAGAATTAAATGAAGTTGAGGATGTAATTGCCGCCTTAAACGAGCGCGATAACAATATTTACAGAAAAATATATGAAGCGGAACCTCTTCCTTCCACAGTACTAGAGGCTGGACATGGTGGTGCGGTAGAATACAAACATATTATTGAGAAAGGGTTACGTGATTCTAAGCTTGTGGCTGGAATGAGCAACCAAATAGACAAGTTGAAAAGAAAAGCGAATATTGTCAATCAATCGTTTGACGAGATTATGTCTTTAGCCAAAGAGAATGAAGAGTTACTTGCGGCAATACCTGCCATTCAGCCTATTCATAATCCAGATTACACCAAACTAGCATCAGGTTTCGGTAATAGAATTAATCCATTTCATAAGGCGAGAGTAAAACATGAAGGTATAGACTATGCCGCGCCAAGAGGCACAGAAGTATATGCTACTGGAAATGGTAAAGTGAAATTCATTAAAGTAAATAGTTACTTACAAACAGGCTTTGGTAATTACATTGAAATAGATCATGGTTTTGGTTATGTAACAAGGTATGCACACTTGAATGCTGTAAGTGTAAAAGAAGGTGACGTTGTTAAAAGAGGACAGGTAATAGGTAAAGTTGGAAGCACGGGAGGATCAAGTGCCCCTCACCTGCATTATGAAGTAATCAAAAATGGAAAGAAAATAGACCCAATCAATTTTGTTATAAATGGCTTAAATAATCGAGACTATGTAAAACTAACCGAGCTTGCTGCTCGTGAAAACCAATCTTTCGATTAA
- a CDS encoding M23 family metallopeptidase: MAKIRYYYNTETCKYEPIKVTKGAMFLNILGFFTVSLIMALGIIYAYRVNFTPVKESILIEKNTSLKLDWEVLNEKLANAYTLVDELQFKDDNIYRVILDTEPIPATIREGGVGGHNKYEKLVEQELEEPKLIINAYQDVDNLKKKLYIQSKSYDQISDLLSEKERMWASRPAIQPINNKELTRLHTTFGRRFHPILKKWKEHEGLDFTAPTGTPVYATGDGIITAAYRSSSYGNVLFVNHGYGYQTRYAHLTEYIVSRGENVKRGQVIGYVGSTGRSEAPHLHYEVLYNFKPINPINFFQRDLDNEEYEKLIEISQQETIPLD, encoded by the coding sequence ATGGCCAAAATCAGGTACTATTATAATACAGAAACGTGCAAATACGAGCCTATCAAGGTAACGAAAGGTGCAATGTTTCTGAATATACTAGGATTCTTTACGGTATCATTAATAATGGCTCTGGGTATTATTTATGCATATAGAGTCAACTTTACTCCTGTTAAAGAATCAATCCTTATTGAAAAAAATACTTCATTAAAACTGGACTGGGAAGTATTAAATGAAAAATTAGCTAACGCCTACACCCTTGTTGATGAACTTCAATTTAAAGATGACAATATTTACCGTGTAATTTTAGACACAGAGCCTATTCCTGCAACCATTAGAGAAGGTGGTGTTGGTGGTCATAACAAATATGAAAAACTGGTTGAACAAGAGCTTGAAGAACCTAAGTTGATTATTAATGCCTATCAAGATGTAGACAACCTTAAAAAGAAACTTTACATTCAAAGTAAGTCATACGATCAAATTTCAGATTTGCTTAGTGAAAAAGAACGTATGTGGGCTTCTAGGCCAGCTATTCAGCCAATTAATAATAAGGAATTAACAAGGTTACATACCACATTTGGTAGAAGGTTCCACCCTATTCTAAAAAAATGGAAAGAACATGAAGGACTTGACTTCACCGCTCCTACTGGAACTCCGGTTTATGCTACTGGCGATGGTATAATTACAGCAGCTTACAGATCAAGCAGTTATGGTAATGTACTATTTGTGAATCATGGGTATGGATATCAAACAAGATATGCTCACCTAACTGAATACATTGTTTCTCGTGGAGAAAATGTTAAACGAGGGCAAGTTATAGGTTATGTAGGCAGTACTGGAAGATCAGAAGCACCGCACCTTCACTATGAAGTGCTTTATAACTTTAAACCAATCAATCCGATTAATTTCTTCCAAAGAGACCTCGACAATGAAGAGTACGAGAAATTAATTGAAATTTCTCAACAAGAGACTATTCCGTTGGATTAA
- a CDS encoding MerR family transcriptional regulator: MPYKEKSIEKKYYSIGEVAAQFNVATSLIRFWESEFDLIKPKKNRKGNRQFTKEDIENVKLIYHLVKERGFTLQGAKDMLKSSSNDLKDKMDMIDSLTKVKEFLVELRKNIS; this comes from the coding sequence ATGCCTTACAAAGAAAAGTCAATAGAGAAGAAGTACTATTCCATTGGTGAAGTGGCAGCGCAATTTAATGTAGCTACATCACTTATTCGCTTTTGGGAAAGTGAGTTTGACTTAATTAAGCCGAAGAAAAACAGAAAGGGCAACAGGCAGTTCACAAAAGAGGATATCGAAAATGTAAAGCTCATTTACCACCTAGTAAAAGAACGTGGATTTACCTTGCAAGGCGCTAAAGATATGCTCAAGAGTAGTTCTAACGACCTTAAAGACAAAATGGACATGATTGATTCATTGACTAAGGTTAAAGAGTTCTTAGTGGAGCTTCGTAAGAACATTTCATAA
- a CDS encoding CapA family protein, with translation MVSKSTVEKDSTLYTIDSVFTEAQTDTVKTVVLVQDSIEINIHRLLKDTVSIIGVGDIMMGTNYPDAGYLPPSNGRYLLNSLHPILTDADVTFGNLEGVILNEGGDAKYCRDPKVCYIFRSPEIIAQNLVEAGFDVMSTANNHAGDFGNPGRKNTMRVLDSMQINHAGLESRPYTTFMIDGMKYGFAAFAPNTGTVSIHDMARAKAIITHLDSISDIVIASFHGGAEGSKYQHVTRENEYFYGENRGNVYQFSHALIDAGADIIFGHGPHVTRALELYKNRLIAYSLGNFCTYARFNLRGDNGLAPILKVYTDSEGKFLHGKIYPIIQLGSGGPQLDSQGRVIEKIRDLTKKDFPETPIMIDESGRINYLQN, from the coding sequence ATGGTATCGAAAAGCACTGTAGAAAAAGACTCAACATTGTATACAATAGACTCTGTCTTTACTGAAGCTCAAACAGATACAGTTAAGACTGTAGTGTTAGTACAAGACTCAATTGAAATAAACATTCATCGGCTTTTAAAAGATACTGTCTCCATTATTGGTGTTGGTGATATAATGATGGGTACAAATTACCCAGATGCCGGTTATTTACCTCCTTCTAATGGCAGATATCTATTAAACAGTCTACACCCTATCCTAACTGATGCAGACGTTACCTTTGGCAATCTCGAAGGAGTGATATTAAACGAGGGTGGCGATGCAAAATATTGTAGAGACCCTAAAGTCTGTTATATTTTCAGATCCCCCGAAATAATTGCTCAAAACTTAGTAGAAGCTGGGTTTGATGTAATGAGTACCGCCAATAATCATGCAGGCGATTTTGGTAACCCCGGAAGAAAAAACACAATGAGGGTGCTTGATTCTATGCAAATTAACCATGCAGGGTTAGAGAGTAGACCGTATACAACGTTTATGATTGATGGAATGAAATATGGATTTGCTGCTTTTGCTCCCAATACTGGAACGGTAAGTATTCATGATATGGCTAGGGCTAAAGCTATCATAACCCACCTGGATTCTATTAGTGATATTGTTATTGCATCTTTTCATGGTGGTGCTGAGGGCAGTAAATATCAGCATGTAACGAGAGAAAACGAGTATTTCTATGGTGAAAACCGAGGGAATGTATATCAATTTTCTCATGCGTTGATTGATGCCGGTGCTGATATTATTTTCGGACACGGACCCCATGTAACGCGAGCCTTGGAATTATATAAGAATAGGCTAATAGCTTATAGTCTTGGTAACTTCTGCACCTATGCACGGTTTAACTTAAGAGGAGACAATGGCCTTGCTCCAATTCTTAAAGTTTACACCGATAGTGAAGGAAAATTTTTGCACGGAAAAATATATCCTATAATACAACTGGGTTCCGGAGGCCCTCAATTGGACTCTCAGGGTCGTGTTATCGAGAAAATTAGGGACTTAACGAAAAAAGATTTCCCAGAGACTCCAATAATGATTGACGAATCTGGCAGAATTAATTATCTTCAAAACTGA
- a CDS encoding hydroxymethylglutaryl-CoA lyase, whose translation MKIIECPRDAMQGIGEFIPTEKKIKYLNQLLKIGFDTIDFGSFVSPKVIPQLRDTADVLKGLNLDETNSKLLAIIANKRGAEDALKFQEIDYLGFPFSISETFQQRNTNKSILEALNSLNEIQELCVKNNRVLVSYISMGFGNPYGDPFDEEIVAKFTGILKSMGITIISLADTIGVSDRDNITYLFENLINDHPDVEFGAHLHSNPNTARDKIKYAYQAGCRRFDGAIRGFGGCPMAKDDLVGNIATEQIVSYLEAEGLDLGINKLEFDNSVVASSAVFDHYH comes from the coding sequence ATGAAAATAATTGAGTGTCCACGGGATGCAATGCAGGGTATTGGAGAGTTTATTCCAACAGAGAAAAAAATAAAATATTTGAATCAGCTTTTAAAAATTGGTTTCGATACCATTGATTTCGGAAGCTTTGTTTCACCAAAGGTCATTCCGCAGTTGCGCGATACCGCAGATGTACTGAAAGGCCTGAATCTTGATGAAACGAATTCTAAATTATTAGCAATTATTGCAAATAAAAGGGGAGCTGAGGATGCGCTTAAGTTTCAAGAGATTGATTATTTGGGTTTTCCTTTCTCGATTTCTGAAACATTCCAACAACGAAATACCAATAAAAGCATTTTAGAAGCCCTCAATAGTTTGAATGAAATTCAGGAACTGTGTGTTAAAAATAATAGAGTGTTAGTTAGTTACATATCCATGGGCTTTGGAAACCCTTACGGAGATCCTTTTGATGAAGAAATTGTTGCTAAATTCACAGGTATCTTGAAGTCGATGGGCATTACGATTATATCTCTGGCAGATACTATTGGTGTTTCCGATAGGGATAACATTACCTATTTGTTTGAAAACTTAATTAATGATCATCCTGATGTTGAATTTGGAGCTCATTTACATTCAAATCCAAATACGGCTAGGGATAAAATAAAGTATGCGTATCAGGCAGGTTGCAGAAGGTTTGATGGCGCAATTAGAGGTTTTGGTGGTTGTCCTATGGCTAAGGATGATCTGGTGGGAAACATTGCAACCGAACAAATTGTTTCTTATTTAGAGGCTGAAGGTCTCGATTTGGGAATAAACAAATTAGAATTTGATAACAGTGTAGTGGCATCATCTGCCGTATTCGATCATTACCATTGA